The following are encoded together in the Juglans microcarpa x Juglans regia isolate MS1-56 chromosome 2D, Jm3101_v1.0, whole genome shotgun sequence genome:
- the LOC121248188 gene encoding WPP domain-interacting tail-anchored protein 1-like, with the protein METDAVCEATASVDGFETSDLEAESIRVDLLEGITSNGEIIGELGNAGEVLTRVELMLACYSEKLVNLSVLVMHVATRESDFEVFASLEEHMSGDSIGKALEFDLLSGILDSEARELDKFTATLQADVITACEIVSSFKHLGETFMEMEGKLHDAEQSLKQSQDQVSEIRTQSAKFQRILSCSIRDGNCIGDKGGDCQEDDELLNTNAKIKMQTADQQRHILRMLEKSLAREIDLEKKLTDSRQIEEELKMRLNSSEQEVFYLEEEAADVWKRCFQTDNASEVLMGVSKELLGRLQICQFSLNGAFKREAELKSKLEHSTEQLKAKETDFHELKTSSGDLNDFLLAQTNSLKVCLKEAEDKLILSNSEASTLREALSSLENQLKESKFGLLNAKVSADESQVQHNVLTSKIGETENVSMDLKENISKAENRAESAEAKCKLLEETNVDLNDQLRLLKGSGSISEKVNLLERQLRESDIQLQYAVASAEASQEKQIMLYSAIGDMENLIKDLKLKVSKAEIRADSAEEKCILLSESNAELNEELSFLRGRLESLEASLHQAQEMKMATAKDIGIRTKVITDLVMQLAIERERLHKQLTTLAMENQILLVKLQHMNRDPSVTIGHDTGENIKEFSFPEHDLAAVTSARGSTKEISELPPTGSECDKNLKNASIAKTKVRSADITSETVRRIDAGLLNFKHVSIAMLILLISVVAYLFQQQNCPF; encoded by the exons ATGGAAACCGATGCTGTTTGTGAAGCAACTGCATCTGTTGATGGTTTTGAGACTAGTGATCTAGAGGCAGAGTCAATTAGGGTTGACTTACTTGAAGGGATCACTTCTAATGGAGAGATCATCGGAGAATTAGGAAATGCTGGCGAGGTTCTAACAAGAGTGGAATTGATGTTAGCATGCTATTCTGAAAAGTTGGTTAACCTAAGTGTTCTTGTGATGCATGTGGCAACCAGGGAAAGTGACTTTGAAGTCTTTGCTTCACTTGAAGAACATATGTCGGGTGATTCTATTGGAAAGGCTTTGGAATTTGATCTCTTATCTGGAATTTTAGACTCAGAGGCGAGAGAACTGGACAAATTCACAGCTACTCTTCAAGCAGATGTTATCACCGCCTGTGAGATTGTATCCTCATTCAAGCACTTGGGTGAAACTTTCATGGAAATGGAAGGAAAGTTGCATGATGCTGAACAATCTTTGAAGCAATCCCAAGATCAGGTCTCTGAAATTAGGACGCAATCTGCCAAGTTCCAGAGGATCTTGTCATGTTCTATTCGGGATGGCAATT GTATTGGTGATAAAGGTGGGGACTGTCAAGAGGATGATGAATTGTTGAATACGAATGCAAAGATAAAAATGCAAACTGCTGACCAACAAAGACATATCCTGAGGATGCTTGAAAAATCTTTGGCTAGAGAGATTGATCTTGAGAAGAAGTTGACTGACTCAAGACAAATTGAAGAAGAACTGAAAATGAGGCTAAATTCTTCAGAACAAGAAGTATTTTACCTAGAGGAAGAAGCAGCAGATGTTTGGAAGAGATGTTTTCAGACAGATAATGCATCAGAGGTCCTTATGGGAGTTTCAAAAGAACTGTTGGGTCGACTCCAGATTTGTCAGTTCAGTTTGAATGGTGCATTTAAGCGAGAAGCTGAGCTAAAATCAAAGCTTGAACACTCTACTGAGCAGTTGAAAGCCAAAGAAACTGATTTTCACGAGCTCAAGACCAGTAGTGGAGACCTCAATGACTTTCTCTTAGCACAGACAAATAGCTTAAAGGTCTGCTTGAAGGAAGCTGAAGATAAATTAATTCTTTCCAATTCTGAGGCATCCACTTTGAGAGAGGCTTTGAGTTCACTTGAGAATCAGCTTAAAGAGTCAAAGTTTGGGCTGCTGAATGCAAAGGTCTCTGCAGATGAAAGTCAGGTGCAGCATAACGTTTTGACTTCTAAAATCGGTGAAACGGAAAATGTTAGCATGgatctgaaagaaaatatatctaAAGCAGAAAATAGGGCTGAAAGTGCCGAAGCCAAGTGCAAATTATTAGAGGAGACCAATGTGGATCTTAATGATCAACTGCGTCTTCTGAAAGGCAGTGGTAGTATCTCTGAGAAGGTGAATTTACTCGAGAGACAGTTAAGAGAATCTGATATTCAGCTACAGTATGCAGTAGCATCTGCTGAAGCTAGTCAGGAGAAGCAAATCATGTTGTATTCAGCAATTGGAGACATGGAGAATTTGATAAAGGACCTGAAGTTGAAGGTTTCAAAAGCTGAAATTCGGGCCGATTCTGCTGAGGAGAAGTGTATCCTATTATCTGAATCTAATGCGGAGCTAAATGAGGAACTGAGCTTTTTGAGAGGCAGACTGGAAAGCTTGGAGGCATCTTTGCATCAAGCTCAGGAAATGAAAATGGCAACTGCAAAGGACATAGGTATCCGAACCAAAGTTATTACAGATTTGGTCATGCAACTGGCAATTGAAAGAGAGCGCCTTCATAAGCAG CTAACTACATTGGCAATGGAGAACCAAATCTTGCTGGTAAAGTTACAGCATATGAACAGGGATCCATCTGTAACTATTGGCCATGACACTGGAGAAAACATTAAAGAATTCTCATTTCCCGAGCATGATTTGGCTGCTGTTACTAGTGCAAGAGGAAGTACTAAAGAAATATCTGAGTTGCCGCCCACTGGTTCTGAG TGtgacaagaatttgaaaaatgcaTCTATTGCTAAGACTAAAGTGAGGTCGGCAGATATTACATCGGAGACAGTGAGGAGAATAGATGCAGGACTCCTGAACTTTAAGCATGTTTCTATTGCAATGCTCATCTTACTAATTTCAGTCGTAGCTTATTTATTTCAACAACAAAATTGCCCGTTTTGA
- the LOC121248193 gene encoding amino acid transporter AVT6A-like: MTIGNILPKNERKSRKAKAIVDEKAPLLPKMQEEDVRFDEFNGASFTGAVFNLSTTIIGAGIMALPATMKVLGLGLGIVMIIFMAFLTNASIEMLLRFSRAGKLSSYGGLMGDAFGKYGKTLLQICVIINNIGVLIVYMIIIGDVLSGTSSSGVHHAGVLEGWFGDHWWNGRTFILFVTTICIFAPLACFKRIDSLRYTSALSVALAVVFLVITVGISIVKLISGGIMMPRLLPDVTDLTSFFKLFTVVPVLVTAYICHYNVHSIDNELEDSTQIKAVVQTSLALCSSVYIMTSFFGFLLFGDATLDDVLANFDTNLGIPYGSLLNDSVRVSYAAHLMLVFPVVFFPLRLNLDGLLFPSSRPLVLDNCRFALISIGLIGLIFLGANFIPSIWDAFQFTGATAAVCLGFIFPAAITLRDHHNIATKKDKILAIFMIVLAVFSNLVAIYSDAYALIKKSPSPRE; encoded by the exons ATGACGATTGGGAATATTTTACCCAAAAACGAGAGGAAGTCACGAAAGGCCAAAGCAATTGTTGATGAGAAAGCCCCCTTGTTGCCTAAGATGCAAGAGGAAGATGTTCGGTTTGATGAGTTCAATGGTGCTTCCTTTACAGGGGCAGTGTTTAACTTATCTACCACAATTATCGGCGCCGGGATCATGGCGTTGCCTGCTACAATGAAAGTGCTGGGGCTTGGTCTTGGGATTGTCATGATAATCTTTATGGCGTTTTTAACCAATGCTTCAATCGAGATGCTGCTTAGGTTTAGCCGGGCAGGGAAGTTGTCTTCATATGGAGGTCTTATGGGGGACGCCTTTGGAAAATATGGGAAAACTTTGCTGCAGATATGTgttataataaataacattgGCGTACTTATAGTATATATGATTATAATCG GCGATGTGCTTTCTGGAACATCTTCAAGTGGAGTTCACCATGCTGGTGTCCTTGAAGGATGGTTTGGAGACCACTGGTGGAATGGGCGTACCTTCATTCTCTTCGTCACGACGATTTGTATATTTGCTCCATTGGCATGCTTTAAGCGAATTG ATTCGTTGAGATACACATCTGCATTATCAGTTGCCCTGGCAGTTGTGTTTCTTGTTATTACTGTTGGAATTTCAATCGTGAAATTGATAAGTGGAGGCATTATGATGCCTAGATTGCTACCTGATGTTACTGATCTGACGTCATTCTTCAAACTCTTCACTGTAGTCCCTGTTCTTGTCACTGCGTATATCTGCCATTATAATG TTCACAGCATAGACAATGAACTTGAAGATTCTACACAGATAAAAGCAGTTGTGCAAACTTCACTTGCTCTGTGCTCCTCTGTGTACATAATGACAAGCTTTTTCGGGTTCCTTCTTTTTGGTGATGCAACTTTAGATGATGTGCTTGCCAACTTTGACACCAACCTTGGCATTCCTTACGGGTCCCTGCTTAATGATTCTGTCCGTGTTAGCTATGCTGCCCACCTTATGCTTGTATTTCCCGTTGTCTTCTTTCCATTGCGGCTCAACTTGGATGGCCTCCTCTTTCCCTCATCAAGACCATTGGTTCTCGACAATTGTAGGTTTGCTTTGATCTCAATTGGGCTCATTGGTCTTATCTTCTTAGGTGCAAATTTCATACCCAGCATTTGGGATGCTTTCCAATTCACTGGAGCGACCGCTGCTGTCTGTCTTGGGTTCATTTTTCCTGCTGCCATTACTCTTAG GGATCATCACAACATAGCAACTAAGAAGGACAAGATCTTGGCCATTTTTATGATAGTCCTTGCAGTCTTCTCCAACCTGGTGGCCATATATAGTGATGCCTATGCCTTGATAAAGAAGAGCCCATCTCCCCGTGAATGA